From a single Rhodococcus qingshengii JCM 15477 genomic region:
- the sigM gene encoding RNA polymerase sigma factor SigM has product MHSYRGGTGGGAGNFESRSFENKNLEATDFELLTAHVAGDRHAFRELLLRHQDHLWHVARRTSYSDEDAADALQEGLLSAHRKAAKFRGDAAVRSWLHTIVVNACLDRIRRNKSRAAFSLSSENAEEPRDHRDYAATVDMSLTVEQALASLPPEQRAAVVAVDVEGYPVAEAAERLGVPVGTVKSRCARARKRLAAQLEDFREGGNHS; this is encoded by the coding sequence GTGCACAGTTATCGGGGGGGCACCGGGGGCGGAGCCGGAAATTTCGAATCCAGAAGTTTCGAGAACAAGAATCTCGAGGCGACGGATTTCGAATTGTTGACCGCTCATGTCGCGGGCGATCGACACGCGTTCCGTGAACTACTGCTCCGGCATCAGGATCATCTGTGGCACGTTGCCCGGCGAACGAGCTACTCGGACGAGGATGCGGCAGATGCTCTCCAGGAGGGTCTGCTGTCCGCGCATCGCAAGGCGGCGAAGTTCCGCGGCGACGCGGCGGTGCGTAGTTGGCTCCACACCATCGTGGTCAATGCCTGCCTCGACCGGATCCGACGCAACAAATCACGGGCGGCGTTCTCTCTGTCTTCGGAGAACGCGGAGGAACCCCGCGATCACCGCGACTATGCGGCGACAGTGGACATGAGCCTGACCGTCGAACAGGCACTGGCATCGCTGCCGCCTGAGCAGCGTGCTGCCGTCGTCGCCGTCGATGTCGAGGGGTATCCGGTAGCCGAGGCCGCCGAGAGGTTGGGAGTGCCCGTAGGGACCGTGAAGAGTCGCTGCGCCCGCGCGCGCAAGCGTCTTGCCGCCCAGTTGGAGGACTTTCGCGAAGGCGGGAACCATTCGTGA